The sequence GGCCGCCGACGACCAGGACGGACGGGCTGCCACAGCTGACCATGTCAGCCGGTGAATGCGACCTACCGAGGGGCTGCGTCCGGGAGCCGGAGCCACGGCGTGAGGCCATGCCCAGATGGGCAGTTTCCCTCGACGAACGAAAACGACGCTCGTGACGACACTCATGCGCAGCCGGGAAACCCGCGCCGCGCCTGGCACCGTCCCGAGCAACGCGGTCACAACCAGCTACCTGCTTCGACGACGACCAAGACCGGCTCTGCGGGCCCCCTCGACGCTGTCCCAGATCGCCACCACGATCAGGAACGCGGCGATCGAGCCAATCGGCATCGACCACGTGACCTTCTCGTCAAAGGCGTCGGCGAGCTGTTGCGGCACGTTGTCCATCAGGAGGCCGCCCCCGATCAGAGGAACCACGGTGACGACGGCTCCGATGCCGTTCGCGACGATATTCACGACCGCCAGACGAGGGCTCCAGCGACCGAGGCGCCACACCAGTAGGACGAGAACGACATCGAGTGCGAGCACCGCGACGATGAACACTCGCCACAGCAATCCCACGTCGGGATCGAGAACCTGGATCTGGAATCTGTCATCGGCAACTCCGGTGAACTGCCACACCGCAACGACGATCAGCACGAGATAGAAGAGCGCTGAAGCGATAGTGCCCGCGGTTCCACCCTTCCTGCCCGCGCTGCGCCGGGAGTCCTCACCCCCGTTTCGGACCGGCTCGTCAGCGCTGTCTCGAGCACTCGATCGGGTCGCACGCCCGATCATCGGAGGACCCCGAGTGCGGCCCCGATGCCGGCGGCAGCCGCCAGCGAACCCATCACCAGCACGACTGCTGCGACGACCGTCAGCACCAGCGACGTCGTCGTCCATGGCATCACCGGCAGCGATCGCACAACAAGAAGACCGAGCGGCAGCAGTAGCAGAGCGCCGCTAAGGGTCCCCGGCATCAGACTCCAGGACACGACGCTCAGCACGACATGGCTTCCGGCATTGATCATCAGCGCATAAGCGACGCTGACCAGGACCCCCTCGCTCCATCGGGCGCGGGTCGCCACCGCGATCAGGGCGATGACCAACACCGCCGCAGTCACGATCGCCAGAGCGATGGCGAACTGCGCCTGGTCCCCATGCAGGGAGCGTCCCGGCAGCCAGGGATGGTCAGCCATCCAGCCAGTCAGGCCGAACAGCCATTCCTCGGCGTTGTGCAGCGCCAAGCCGCTGACCATCAGCGCCCACAGCAGGCCTAACCGCCGCGGTGTCACCGCTCGGGGATTCGCCTCGGCGGACTTCAACATCTTGGTCATCTCACCTCTCTCTTACATTCGTAAGACGTGCTTCTCGTACGAGTGTAAGGTAGGAGCATGGAGCGATCAAGAGATGGAAAGCGTCGGATCGCCGAGGCGGTGTGGCGAACCGTGGCGCGCGACGGTGTGGCAGGAGTGAGCGTCCGGGCCGTCGCAGCCGAGGCCGGCGTCACGGGCGGCACGGTCCAGTACCACTTCCCCACCCATGCCCAGATGCTGCACTTTGCCATGGAGCTCCTCGCCGAGCAGTTCACCCAGCGGCTGGTGAACATGCCACGCTCCGGGCCGGTGCTGGAGTGGACGCGCGCCATCCTGCTCGAACTCCTTCCCCTTAGCGACGAGCGCCACCGCGAGTTCCAGGTCTGGCTGGCATTCACCACCCACGCGCACACGGATCCCGGACTGACAGCGCTCAAGCAACGCTTCGCCACCCAGCTCCGCGAGCTCTACCAACGGCTCATCCACGCGCGTCACGCTTCGAGCGGCCGCACCAATGTCCCCTCGAGTCCTGCACCCGACACCGCAGACGATCAGGACGCCGCAGTGCTCCAAGCGGTCATCGATGGGCTCGCGCTGCAGCTGGCAGACATGACGCCGAGCGAAGCGGGCGCGATGGGACCGTCGCTCCTCGATCACTTTCTGGAGATCGCGGCGGCTAGCGCCGACCTCCACCCACATCACTCGGATCGGGGATGAATTCGTGCGGCGATCACGCTGGCACTCCGCATGTCCCGACACGTTGAACCAGGACTCCACGACGTTCCGGCGATAGCCGGCTCCTGCCACGCCGAGCAACCAGGAGCTCTCTTCGGCCGAACGGGGATGCTGACCGACGCGTTCATCATTGCCGTTCCGTTACGTGCTAGCATCGTAATGTGACGAAAACTTCCCGGCTGATGTCTGGCCGACCGCAGGATGCGCGCAAGCGCGCGGCGATGTTGGCCGCAACGCTCGATATCCTCCGGACCAAGGGGTACGAGGCGCTGACTCTGTCCGACGTGGCTCGGGGCGCGGTGACCACCACGCCGGCGCTCTACCGCCGGTGGACCAGCAAGGTCGAGCTCGTCGCAGAGGCACTCGGAAGCCTGCAGCCAGCACCGCGGGTCGCGCCGAGCGGCAGCGTGCGGGCAGATCTTCACACGCTCGCGGATGCCCTGACCGCCTCCGACGCACGCACGGATGCCCCACTCGTACTGGGTGTGCTTGCCGCGGTGCACCGGGAACCGGCCCTTCGGAAGGCATTCGATACGCATTACCTTGCGCCCCGGATCGCGTCGATCCGGGCAGTGCTCGCGGCCGCCGTCGACCGGGGAGAGCTAGCGCCAGGGGCTGCCTCGGACGACATCGCGCTGCTGTTCTCCGCCATCACCCTGCAGGACTATCTCGTCCTGGGTCGTCCCCCGGACAAGGCTCGCGGCCGCCGTGTCATGGATGAGGTCGTCCTCCCCCTCGCCCGACAAGCCAAGCACGTGACGGAGTAGCCATGACGTCCCTGCCTTCGGAGACCGGCAGCGCCGCTGCCGTAGTCGTCATCATCGGGGGCACCACCGGGCTCGGTGCGGCGCTCGCTGCATCGTTGACCAGGCGCGGTGCCGCTGTCGTACTCACCGGACGGGGCCCGAGGAAAGCGCAGGAGGTCGCGCAGAGGCTGCCGGGCGAGGAGACGCTGGGACTGGCCTGTGACATACGAAGTCCTGGCAGTGCTCAGGCCGTGTGGGACGCGGCCATCGAACGATTCGGCCGGGTCGACCACTGGATCGTCAATGCCGGCATCGGACTGCCGATGCACAGCCTGGATCGGGTGGATCCTGGCGAACTCGCTGCTGTTCTGGACACGAATCTCACCGGCAGCCTGATGAGCGCGCAATGCGCGCTGGCCGGGATGCTGCGCCAAGGGTCCGGTCGGGTGTGGCTCACCGAGGGTCTCGGCAGTAGTCGACGACCGGCCGTTCCCGGTTCGATTGCCTACAGCGCCAGCAAAGCTGGTCTGACGCGGGCAATTGAGCTCCTCACGGCCGAATACCGGTCATCCCCGGTGGGCATCGGGGCCATCCGGCCGGCCATCATGGCGACCGGCCTCACCTCAGCTGGTCCCGCTGCCCCGCCCGGCCCGGCCGGATACCTCTCCCGGCTCATCACGGCGTCCCCGGAGGACGTGGCAGAAGCATTCGCTCCGCAGATCCTCTCCGCCAGCGGACCGTTCGTCCGTGTCAACTGGGCAGCCCCGGCCAAGGTGGCGGGCCGGATCGCCCGAGACCTCCGTCCCGGTACGTTGTTCGGCGCCCAGTAAGCGATAGACGGTCATCGGCCAGTCGGTCAGGTGCCGGACGTCAGCGCCCGACGTATCTCTCCGGCCGTACCTGGCACAGCCAGGCAGCATCGGCCCGGCGCTGATCGCCCTGGCTCGTGCCCCTCCCCCAGGTCGCACCTTCTGGCCGCCCTACTGCGGCAGCCAGATCCACCCCTCGCGGGAGGCAAGGTCCCGAAGCGCGTCAGGAGGCGGCACGCATCTCATCAGATCGACTTCGCGAGCAATCACCGCAGCAAGCACGGCATCCAGCGCGTTGTCATCGGCGGCGCACCGGTCCTGGTGCCCATTCCAGTCCAACCAGGTGAACTGCTGCGAGAGCCGAGCCACGAGATCGGCACGTGGTGCGGCGTTCTTCTTTCCTTTGTAGCCCCGGTAGGGAAGCGACCAGCATCGAAGCGCTGCCGCCGGATAGACCTCGCAGATGACTCCGGAGCCATCTCGTGACGGGGACAGGCCGAATTCACGCAAGCGCGCCTCGATCCCCGCCCAGCGCATCGCCGGGTGAGCGATCCGATCGGTGGAGACGCTCAACGGAGTCAATCCGATGCGTCGATAGACCTCGCGGTCGGTGGCGCGCATCGCCAACCCTCGCCGCCACTGGGGACCGGTCGTCCCGGGAGCAGGCAGCGTGCCAGCGGCGTGGGCCCTCAGAAGGTCGACAAACGGCTCCGGCCACCCCAGTGGGACATCGACTCCGGCGCGCGTAGCAGTCCGGATCGCTTCGATGATGGTCTCGTCCTCAGCACCGACCTCGACGCGCTCGAGGACGCACCGGCCCTCGCCGCGCATCACCGCGAATCCGGTGCGTACTGGATCAGCGGCGAGATCAACTCCGACGAACGTCACGCCGTCAGCCTAGGCAGCCACGCTCCAGCTTCAGCCGGCCGACTCCCGAATCCTGGCGGCGGTCGCGTGATAGACGGCGTCGGGAACGGCGCCGACCGCCCGCATCTGTTCCAGAGCGGCCAGCTGCTGCTCGGGTGGCAGCGTGGAGTCGATAGTGACCGTCATCTGCGCGGAGTCCTCGGACGTGGGGCGCTGGGCCGGAGCCTGCTGGGCGCGCTGGGCGTACGCCCGGCGAGCTGTCTCGGTCGCCTCAGCGAACGCCTTCACATCCTGCGGGTCGAAGCCCAGGCATCCGATGCGGTAATTATTCGTCCCGTCACTGCCACTGACCAGGATGCCGTCGTCGCCCTCATGGCTGAAGATCTCAACCTTCTGCATCCCCCAGAAGGGCAGTTCAGCCCCCTGCACCTTCATCTCCTTGTCCCGAACTCGCTGATATGCGCCCCACCGGATGCTCAGCCCGTCGTCGAAGAGCACTCCGGCGTAGAAGGTGGCCTCGGACAGCTTGAAGCCGTGCAGCACTCGCCGGGGGGTGGCACCTGGTGGCACGGCTTCGAGGTGGAGCGTGACCTGTTCCTTCGAAGGAACGTCAGCCGACTGCGCCAGCACCTCCAGCAGCTCAGGAGTCATCTGCGGAAAGTCGGTGTACTTGGCTCGGATCTTGGCTGCGCGGCGTTCACGTGCCTTGGCGCCGCGACCGTAGAACATGTCGGAAATCCCCATGGACCTGACGGTAACCGACCGTGG is a genomic window of Ruania zhangjianzhongii containing:
- a CDS encoding TetR/AcrR family transcriptional regulator, translating into MERSRDGKRRIAEAVWRTVARDGVAGVSVRAVAAEAGVTGGTVQYHFPTHAQMLHFAMELLAEQFTQRLVNMPRSGPVLEWTRAILLELLPLSDERHREFQVWLAFTTHAHTDPGLTALKQRFATQLRELYQRLIHARHASSGRTNVPSSPAPDTADDQDAAVLQAVIDGLALQLADMTPSEAGAMGPSLLDHFLEIAAASADLHPHHSDRG
- a CDS encoding SDR family NAD(P)-dependent oxidoreductase, coding for MTSLPSETGSAAAVVVIIGGTTGLGAALAASLTRRGAAVVLTGRGPRKAQEVAQRLPGEETLGLACDIRSPGSAQAVWDAAIERFGRVDHWIVNAGIGLPMHSLDRVDPGELAAVLDTNLTGSLMSAQCALAGMLRQGSGRVWLTEGLGSSRRPAVPGSIAYSASKAGLTRAIELLTAEYRSSPVGIGAIRPAIMATGLTSAGPAAPPGPAGYLSRLITASPEDVAEAFAPQILSASGPFVRVNWAAPAKVAGRIARDLRPGTLFGAQ
- a CDS encoding DUF429 domain-containing protein, which gives rise to MTFVGVDLAADPVRTGFAVMRGEGRCVLERVEVGAEDETIIEAIRTATRAGVDVPLGWPEPFVDLLRAHAAGTLPAPGTTGPQWRRGLAMRATDREVYRRIGLTPLSVSTDRIAHPAMRWAGIEARLREFGLSPSRDGSGVICEVYPAAALRCWSLPYRGYKGKKNAAPRADLVARLSQQFTWLDWNGHQDRCAADDNALDAVLAAVIAREVDLMRCVPPPDALRDLASREGWIWLPQ
- a CDS encoding TetR/AcrR family transcriptional regulator is translated as MTKTSRLMSGRPQDARKRAAMLAATLDILRTKGYEALTLSDVARGAVTTTPALYRRWTSKVELVAEALGSLQPAPRVAPSGSVRADLHTLADALTASDARTDAPLVLGVLAAVHREPALRKAFDTHYLAPRIASIRAVLAAAVDRGELAPGAASDDIALLFSAITLQDYLVLGRPPDKARGRRVMDEVVLPLARQAKHVTE
- a CDS encoding HXXEE domain-containing protein, with translation MTKMLKSAEANPRAVTPRRLGLLWALMVSGLALHNAEEWLFGLTGWMADHPWLPGRSLHGDQAQFAIALAIVTAAVLVIALIAVATRARWSEGVLVSVAYALMINAGSHVVLSVVSWSLMPGTLSGALLLLPLGLLVVRSLPVMPWTTTSLVLTVVAAVVLVMGSLAAAAGIGAALGVLR